One Patescibacteria group bacterium genomic region harbors:
- a CDS encoding CYTH domain-containing protein, producing MEEIEVKFLNVDPEEIQGKLAAIGAEKVKEFFYRRRVFDYPDWRLDKQAAWLRLRDEEDHVALSFKQRLGVQTHDGTTSDTGMEEVEIHVSDFDKTALLLTRLGFVEKHYAENKRIRWIKDGIEFDIDIWPELEPYLEIEASTWEQIDQAIAMLGLDPADKKIFSTNQIYHLKDIHVSDYSRLAFDGLVKRDNNS from the coding sequence ATGGAAGAGATTGAAGTAAAATTTTTGAATGTTGACCCGGAAGAGATCCAGGGTAAATTGGCTGCCATCGGAGCTGAAAAAGTGAAAGAGTTCTTCTATCGCCGGCGAGTTTTTGATTATCCGGATTGGCGTTTAGACAAACAAGCGGCTTGGTTGAGACTGCGAGATGAAGAGGATCATGTCGCTCTTAGCTTCAAACAAAGACTGGGCGTGCAAACTCACGATGGAACCACTTCGGATACGGGCATGGAAGAAGTGGAGATTCATGTCAGCGATTTCGATAAAACCGCTTTATTACTGACTAGGCTGGGATTTGTGGAAAAACATTATGCCGAAAACAAACGGATTCGCTGGATAAAAGATGGCATCGAATTTGATATCGATATTTGGCCGGAATTAGAGCCTTATTTAGAGATCGAAGCCTCAACCTGGGAACAGATCGATCAGGCGATTGCGATGCTAGGCCTGGATCCGGCAGACAAGAAAATATTTTCCACCAATCAGATATATCATTTGAAAGATATTCATGTATCTGATTACTCCCGATTAGCTTTTGACGGATTAGTTAAAAGAGATAATAATTCTTAA
- the secA gene encoding preprotein translocase subunit SecA yields the protein MKFLEKVFGDPNRGALRQLEKTVAEINLWAPKIEALGDAELTAKTVEFQERLQSGQTVDDILPEAFAVAREAAKRVLGERPYDVQLMGGLALHQGKIAEMRTGEGKTLAATLPVYLNALTGKGVHVVTVNDYLAKRDSEWMGQIYRFLGLSVGVILHGKTPEERREAYSADITYGTNNEFGFDYLRDNMAGGAEGLVQRELNYAIVDEVDSILIDEARTPLIISAPDEESTEYYKRFSQIVPSLTPNVDYNVDEKMKSAILTEEGITKVEQLLGIKDIYESGDITLAHHIEQALRAHALYKRDRDYVVKDGEVIIVDEFTGRLMVGRRYSEGLHQAIEAKEGVEVKRESKTLATITFQNYFRIYHKLAGMTGTAKTEEEEFYKIYGLEVVVIPTNQPMVRRDLNDLIFVNEAAKFHAVVREIKERYGKGQPVLVGTIAIEKSELLSDMLKRDGIPHNVLNAKQHEREAEIIKDAGQKNQVTIATNMAGRGTDIKLGEGVREAGGLHILGTERHESRRIDNQLRGRSGRQGDPGSSQFFISMEDDLMRLFGSDRMKGLMKTMHVPEDMPIEHKMISSSIEAAQKKVEGHNFDIRKHVVQYDDVMNRQREVIYNKRRAILLNENLKEEIWQDIKREIEGIVNFHCVGNDKLTWNLSEVIENVKTIFNFSADDEGKIKSFNEQSLIIEWLLEKAKAAYGDREKEVGEDTWRQVERAVCLRVVDVLWVDHLDAMVRMREGIGLIGYAQKDPLAEYKQEAYIMFQRLLAAIASDVTHMIFRVRITPQTPPPAETEARKKMAMKGAEEPKGDFKDEAKEITAGSPPARGGVRGGGSKETNNSKIGRNDPCPCGSGKKYKKCCGK from the coding sequence TGAATTTCAAGAACGGCTGCAAAGCGGTCAAACAGTGGACGATATTTTGCCGGAAGCTTTCGCGGTAGCCAGAGAAGCTGCTAAGCGGGTCTTGGGCGAGCGGCCTTACGATGTGCAGCTGATGGGAGGGCTTGCTCTCCATCAAGGCAAGATTGCCGAGATGAGAACGGGAGAAGGTAAAACCTTGGCCGCTACTTTGCCGGTTTATTTAAACGCTCTAACCGGCAAAGGGGTGCACGTCGTGACCGTCAACGATTATCTAGCCAAACGCGACTCGGAGTGGATGGGACAAATTTATAGATTCTTAGGTTTATCGGTCGGAGTAATCCTGCATGGCAAGACTCCTGAAGAACGGCGCGAAGCTTATAGTGCCGATATTACTTACGGCACTAATAATGAATTTGGCTTCGATTATCTTAGGGACAATATGGCGGGAGGGGCTGAGGGCTTGGTTCAGCGGGAGTTAAATTACGCCATTGTTGATGAAGTCGACTCAATTTTGATTGACGAAGCCCGCACTCCGTTGATTATTTCGGCTCCCGACGAAGAATCCACTGAATATTACAAAAGATTTTCGCAAATTGTTCCGTCGCTGACGCCGAATGTGGATTATAACGTTGATGAAAAAATGAAATCAGCGATTTTAACTGAAGAAGGTATTACTAAAGTCGAACAGTTACTTGGCATTAAAGATATTTATGAAAGTGGAGATATCACGCTGGCGCATCACATTGAACAAGCTTTGCGTGCCCATGCTTTATATAAAAGAGATCGGGATTACGTGGTTAAAGATGGCGAAGTGATTATTGTGGATGAGTTTACTGGGCGGTTAATGGTTGGTCGGCGCTACAGCGAAGGTTTGCATCAGGCGATTGAAGCTAAAGAAGGCGTCGAAGTAAAACGGGAAAGTAAAACCCTAGCTACCATCACTTTTCAGAATTACTTTCGGATTTACCATAAATTAGCCGGGATGACAGGTACGGCCAAAACCGAAGAAGAGGAATTTTACAAAATTTATGGCCTAGAGGTGGTGGTGATTCCGACAAATCAGCCGATGGTGCGCCGAGATTTAAATGATCTGATCTTCGTGAATGAAGCCGCTAAATTCCATGCCGTAGTTCGGGAAATCAAAGAGCGGTACGGTAAAGGGCAGCCGGTATTGGTGGGTACGATTGCGATTGAAAAATCGGAATTACTTTCGGATATGCTGAAGCGAGATGGCATTCCGCATAATGTTTTAAATGCTAAACAGCACGAACGGGAAGCCGAGATCATTAAAGATGCCGGACAGAAGAATCAAGTCACCATTGCCACTAACATGGCTGGGCGAGGCACGGACATTAAACTAGGTGAAGGCGTGCGGGAAGCGGGCGGGCTGCATATTCTGGGCACGGAACGACATGAATCTCGCCGGATCGATAATCAGCTCCGAGGCCGCTCCGGGCGGCAAGGCGATCCGGGGAGTTCGCAGTTTTTTATATCTATGGAAGACGATCTGATGAGATTGTTCGGTTCGGATCGGATGAAAGGGTTAATGAAAACGATGCATGTGCCGGAGGATATGCCGATTGAGCACAAAATGATTAGTTCCAGTATTGAAGCGGCGCAGAAAAAAGTCGAAGGCCACAACTTTGATATTCGCAAACATGTGGTGCAATACGACGATGTAATGAATCGGCAAAGGGAAGTAATCTACAATAAGCGCCGAGCGATTTTATTGAACGAAAACTTAAAAGAAGAAATTTGGCAGGATATCAAGCGCGAAATTGAGGGGATTGTTAATTTCCATTGTGTCGGAAATGATAAATTAACTTGGAATTTATCCGAAGTTATTGAAAATGTAAAAACTATCTTCAATTTTTCCGCAGACGATGAAGGTAAAATCAAATCATTTAATGAACAGTCGCTCATTATCGAGTGGTTATTAGAAAAAGCTAAAGCGGCCTATGGAGATAGGGAAAAAGAAGTCGGCGAAGACACTTGGCGGCAAGTGGAGCGGGCAGTTTGTCTGCGAGTTGTTGATGTGTTATGGGTGGATCATTTAGATGCGATGGTTCGGATGCGGGAGGGGATTGGGTTGATCGGTTATGCCCAGAAAGATCCTTTGGCTGAATATAAACAAGAAGCCTACATTATGTTCCAGCGACTCCTCGCAGCAATTGCTTCGGATGTGACGCATATGATCTTCCGGGTGAGAATAACCCCTCAAACTCCGCCGCCAGCAGAAACGGAAGCCAGGAAAAAAATGGCCATGAAAGGAGCCGAAGAACCCAAAGGCGACTTTAAGGATGAAGCGAAAGAAATAACAGCAGGTTCCCCTCCTGCCAGAGGAGGGGTTAGGGGAGGTGGGAGTAAAGAAACCAATAATTCGAAGATTGGCCGCAATGACCCCTGCCCATGCGGTTCTGGCAAAAAATATAAAAAATGTTGTGGCAAGTAA
- a CDS encoding nucleoside triphosphate pyrophosphohydrolase: MRYDKLVRDRIPEIIKEKGGKFTSHIANEQEYWQKLKEKLQEEVDEFKQGENREEVADILEVLEAICDFKGWDKSELQILKDKKAESRGGFKERIILEES; encoded by the coding sequence ATGAGATACGATAAATTAGTTAGAGATAGAATACCTGAGATTATTAAAGAGAAAGGTGGAAAGTTTACTAGTCACATTGCTAACGAACAGGAATATTGGCAGAAGCTCAAGGAAAAGTTGCAAGAAGAAGTGGACGAGTTCAAACAAGGTGAAAACAGAGAAGAGGTCGCGGACATCTTGGAGGTTTTAGAGGCCATCTGCGATTTTAAAGGTTGGGATAAATCAGAATTGCAAATACTCAAAGACAAAAAAGCGGAGAGTAGAGGAGGATTTAAAGAAAGAATCATTTTAGAAGAATCATAA
- a CDS encoding 8-oxo-dGTP diphosphatase, whose translation MDIVEKKIMTLCLIQQDGQILLGLKKRGFGEGRWNGFGGKIKSDETITEAAIRELKEEANLEVTALEEVGNLIFHNTGGLIVEMHIFRVDKFMGEPVETEEMLPQWFDADKIPFDTMWEDDRHWLPLFLAGKKFEGEFFFGENDHIIDFHVNEVVPKPKISVEG comes from the coding sequence ATGGATATTGTTGAGAAAAAAATAATGACGTTGTGTCTGATCCAACAGGACGGGCAGATTTTGTTGGGGCTAAAAAAGCGAGGATTTGGGGAGGGGAGATGGAATGGTTTTGGGGGAAAGATCAAGTCTGACGAAACCATAACCGAAGCTGCTATCAGGGAATTGAAAGAAGAGGCGAATTTAGAAGTCACTGCACTAGAAGAGGTAGGCAATCTAATTTTTCACAATACCGGAGGGCTAATAGTTGAGATGCATATTTTTAGGGTGGATAAATTTATGGGTGAACCAGTAGAAACAGAAGAGATGCTCCCACAGTGGTTTGACGCCGATAAAATTCCTTTTGACACTATGTGGGAAGATGACCGCCATTGGTTGCCTTTGTTCTTAGCTGGCAAGAAATTTGAGGGCGAATTCTTTTTTGGTGAAAATGACCACATTATTGATTTTCATGTTAACGAAGTTGTTCCAAAGCCCAAAATCTCTGTTGAGGGGTGA